Proteins from a genomic interval of Caulobacter rhizosphaerae:
- a CDS encoding beta-ketoacyl-ACP reductase, translating to MARVAFVTGGTRGIGRAICERLVADGMKVAAGYSGNEEAAAACAKELGVMVVKGNVGSFDDCAAAVKKVEAELGPVEVLVNNAGITRDGMLHKMTYEQWSEVIRVNMDSAFNMTRPVIEGMRDRGWGRIVNISSINGQKGQMGQTNYSAAKAGLIGFTKALALENAKKGVTVNVICPGYIDTEMVAAVPENVLAGIIAGIPVGRLGKGEEIADMVSFLAGERAGFVTGATLTLNGGQYMAA from the coding sequence ATGGCGAGAGTTGCGTTCGTGACCGGCGGCACCCGGGGCATCGGTCGGGCCATCTGCGAGCGGCTCGTCGCCGACGGCATGAAGGTGGCGGCCGGCTATTCCGGCAACGAGGAGGCCGCCGCGGCCTGCGCCAAGGAACTGGGCGTGATGGTGGTCAAGGGCAATGTCGGCTCGTTCGACGACTGCGCCGCCGCCGTCAAGAAGGTCGAGGCCGAGCTGGGCCCAGTCGAGGTGCTGGTCAACAACGCTGGCATCACCCGCGACGGCATGCTGCACAAGATGACCTACGAGCAGTGGTCGGAAGTGATCCGGGTGAACATGGACTCGGCCTTCAACATGACCCGTCCGGTCATCGAGGGCATGCGCGATCGCGGCTGGGGTCGGATCGTCAACATCAGCTCGATCAACGGCCAGAAGGGCCAGATGGGCCAGACCAACTATTCGGCCGCCAAGGCCGGGCTGATCGGCTTCACCAAGGCCCTGGCCCTGGAGAACGCCAAGAAGGGCGTCACGGTCAATGTCATCTGCCCGGGCTATATCGACACCGAGATGGTCGCCGCGGTGCCCGAGAACGTCCTGGCCGGCATCATCGCCGGGATCCCCGTCGGCCGTCTGGGCAAGGGCGAGGAGATCGCCGACATGGTCTCGTTCCTGGCCGGCGAGCGGGCGGGCTTCGTGACCGGGGCCACCCTGACCCTCAACGGCGGCCAGTACATGGCGGCGTAG
- a CDS encoding acetyl-CoA C-acetyltransferase — protein sequence MSDIVIVSAARTPVGSFLGALSSLPAHELGKVAIQAAVERAGIAPADVDEVILGQVLQAGAGQGPARQASVNAGVPVESPAWSLNQLCGSGLRAVALGAQQIAAGDANIVVVGGQESMSQAPHAQSLRNGQKMGDLGFVDTMIKDGLWDAFHGYHMGQTAENIAARWQITREAQDRFAVASQNKAEAAQKAGRFDAEIAPVTIKGRKGDTIVDKDEFIRHGVTYDGISGLKPAFTKDGTVTAANASGLNDGAAALVLMSADEAKKRGLTPLARIASWANAGVEPEIMGTGPIPASKKALEKAGWKVSDLDLIESNEAFAAQSLCVVSELGLDPAKVNVNGGAIAIGHPIGASGARILTTLVHEMKRSGAQKGLATLCIGGGMGVALCVEAV from the coding sequence ATGAGCGACATCGTCATCGTTTCCGCCGCCCGCACCCCGGTCGGATCCTTCCTCGGCGCCCTGTCCAGCCTGCCGGCCCACGAACTGGGCAAGGTGGCCATCCAGGCCGCCGTCGAGCGCGCCGGCATCGCGCCGGCCGACGTCGACGAGGTGATCCTGGGCCAGGTGCTGCAGGCCGGCGCCGGCCAGGGCCCGGCCCGCCAGGCCTCGGTCAACGCCGGCGTCCCGGTCGAGAGCCCGGCCTGGAGCCTGAACCAGCTGTGCGGCTCGGGCCTGCGGGCGGTGGCCCTGGGGGCGCAGCAGATCGCCGCCGGCGACGCCAACATCGTGGTGGTGGGCGGCCAGGAAAGCATGAGCCAGGCCCCGCACGCCCAGAGCCTGCGCAACGGCCAGAAGATGGGCGACCTGGGCTTTGTCGACACCATGATCAAGGACGGCCTGTGGGACGCCTTCCACGGCTACCACATGGGCCAGACCGCCGAGAACATCGCCGCCCGGTGGCAGATCACCCGCGAGGCCCAGGACAGGTTCGCCGTAGCCAGCCAGAACAAGGCCGAGGCCGCCCAGAAGGCCGGCAGGTTCGACGCCGAGATCGCGCCGGTGACCATCAAGGGCCGCAAGGGCGACACCATCGTCGACAAGGACGAGTTCATCCGCCACGGCGTCACCTATGACGGCATTTCGGGCCTCAAGCCCGCCTTCACCAAGGACGGCACGGTCACCGCCGCCAACGCCTCGGGCCTGAACGACGGCGCGGCCGCCCTGGTGCTGATGAGCGCCGACGAGGCCAAGAAGCGCGGCCTGACCCCGCTGGCCCGGATCGCTTCGTGGGCCAATGCCGGCGTCGAGCCCGAGATCATGGGCACCGGCCCGATCCCGGCCTCGAAGAAGGCCCTGGAAAAGGCCGGCTGGAAGGTTTCGGACCTGGACCTGATCGAGAGCAACGAGGCCTTCGCCGCCCAGTCGCTCTGCGTGGTCAGCGAGCTGGGCCTCGATCCGGCCAAGGTCAACGTCAACGGCGGCGCCATCGCCATCGGCCACCCGATCGGCGCCTCGGGCGCGCGCATCCTGACCACCCTGGTCCACGAAATGAAGCGCTCCGGCGCCCAGAAGGGTCTAGCGACGTTGTGCATCGGCGGCGGCATGGGCGTGGCCCTGTGCGTCGAGGCGGTCTGA
- the phaR gene encoding polyhydroxyalkanoate synthesis repressor PhaR, giving the protein MSENTENGETPSAKAGEKAAGQKVVIKKYANRRLYNTASSSYVTLEHLSDMVKEGVDFVVYDAKTNDDITRSVLTQIIFEEENRGGGQNLLPIQFLRQLIGFYGNSMQAFLPSYLEMSLESFTKQQERMRTQFAGLTPGVGGTKGMPGMGVYEEQIRQNMALFDRAMKMFSPFAYARPEDAPAAPVEPPPPAAAPPPAPSEDSLADLKRQLEAMQQQIEKLATKP; this is encoded by the coding sequence ATGTCCGAGAACACCGAAAACGGCGAAACGCCCTCGGCCAAGGCTGGAGAAAAGGCGGCCGGCCAAAAGGTCGTCATCAAGAAGTACGCCAACCGCCGCCTCTACAACACCGCGTCGTCTTCGTACGTCACCCTCGAGCACCTGTCGGACATGGTGAAGGAGGGGGTCGATTTCGTGGTCTACGACGCCAAGACCAACGACGACATCACCCGCTCGGTGCTGACCCAGATCATCTTCGAGGAAGAAAACCGCGGCGGCGGCCAGAACCTGCTGCCGATCCAGTTCCTGCGCCAGCTGATCGGCTTCTACGGCAACTCGATGCAGGCCTTCCTGCCCAGCTATCTGGAGATGTCTCTGGAGAGCTTCACCAAGCAGCAGGAGCGCATGCGCACCCAGTTCGCGGGCCTGACGCCCGGCGTGGGCGGGACCAAGGGCATGCCGGGCATGGGGGTCTATGAAGAGCAGATCCGCCAGAACATGGCGCTGTTCGACCGAGCCATGAAGATGTTCTCGCCGTTCGCCTACGCCCGGCCCGAGGATGCTCCCGCCGCTCCCGTCGAGCCGCCGCCCCCGGCCGCCGCCCCACCGCCCGCGCCCAGCGAGGACTCGCTGGCCGACCTCAAGCGCCAGCTGGAAGCCATGCAGCAGCAGATCGAGAAGCTGGCGACCAAGCCGTAG
- a CDS encoding DNA-binding protein produces MALFFDQLWYDARLAERGLSRTVLAAVAGMTGEELALAYKDQRELTAAQIAAFAELLGVPLAEAARRAGVGVHAAAPPAEVPPLERRVAVLEARVAALEAEIARLKG; encoded by the coding sequence ATGGCGTTGTTCTTCGACCAGCTCTGGTACGACGCGCGGCTGGCCGAGCGCGGGCTGTCGCGGACGGTCCTGGCCGCGGTGGCCGGCATGACGGGTGAAGAACTGGCCCTGGCCTACAAGGACCAGCGCGAGCTGACGGCCGCCCAGATCGCCGCCTTCGCCGAGCTTTTGGGCGTTCCGCTGGCCGAGGCCGCGCGGCGGGCCGGAGTCGGCGTCCATGCGGCGGCCCCGCCGGCCGAGGTCCCACCGCTGGAGCGGCGGGTGGCGGTGCTGGAGGCGCGGGTGGCGGCGCTGGAGGCGGAGATCGCCCGCCTGAAGGGCTAG
- a CDS encoding acetyl-CoA C-acyltransferase codes for MASKPDIWLAAGLRTPFAKADGPLKAHDAIALSVPVVQAMLAQGGRPDFAVWGTVIPNLTWSNIAREVLLDAGADPTIPAFSTIMACSTSMVGVIEAAGMIDGRGRDLALVGGVESMSKVQVGASIAFSDWLKGFQAARTPGQKLAHLARLKPSDLKLWIPKVANRTTGLSMGEHTEITAKAWKLSRADQDQIAFESHQHAVAAWEAGFFDDLVIPVGDLKRDAIPRKDSTLEKLAKLSPAFDKTSGQGTLTAGNSSPLTDGAAAIWVASETGLARLPAATPRVKIVDYEVTSIDLRHEGLLMAPAYGVPRLLARNGLNYADVGLWEIHEAFAAQVLSHIAAWEDEAFRRTKAGVEADLGRFPRERMNPTGGSLALGHPFGATGARILSQAVKELASRPKGEKAIVSICADGGQGTMMLLESA; via the coding sequence ATGGCGTCCAAACCCGACATTTGGCTGGCGGCCGGTCTTCGCACGCCGTTCGCCAAGGCCGACGGGCCGCTGAAGGCCCATGACGCCATCGCCCTGTCCGTGCCGGTGGTGCAAGCCATGCTGGCGCAGGGAGGGCGTCCGGACTTCGCGGTCTGGGGCACGGTGATCCCCAACCTGACCTGGAGCAACATCGCCCGCGAGGTGCTGCTGGACGCCGGGGCCGACCCGACCATCCCAGCCTTTTCGACGATCATGGCCTGCTCGACCAGCATGGTCGGGGTGATCGAGGCCGCCGGCATGATCGACGGGCGCGGCCGCGACCTGGCCCTGGTCGGCGGGGTCGAGAGCATGAGCAAGGTTCAGGTGGGGGCCAGCATCGCCTTCTCCGACTGGCTCAAGGGCTTCCAGGCGGCCAGGACGCCCGGTCAGAAGCTGGCCCATCTGGCCAGGCTGAAGCCGTCGGACCTGAAGCTGTGGATCCCCAAGGTGGCCAACCGCACCACGGGGCTGTCGATGGGCGAGCACACCGAGATCACCGCCAAGGCTTGGAAACTGTCGCGGGCCGACCAGGACCAGATCGCCTTCGAGAGCCACCAGCACGCGGTCGCCGCCTGGGAGGCCGGCTTCTTCGACGACCTGGTGATCCCGGTCGGCGATCTCAAGCGCGATGCGATCCCGCGCAAGGACTCCACGCTGGAGAAGCTGGCCAAGCTCTCGCCCGCCTTCGACAAGACCAGCGGCCAGGGCACGCTGACGGCCGGCAATTCCTCGCCCCTGACCGACGGGGCGGCGGCGATCTGGGTGGCGTCCGAGACGGGCCTCGCCCGGCTGCCGGCGGCCACGCCGCGCGTGAAGATCGTCGACTACGAGGTCACCTCGATCGACCTGCGCCATGAGGGCCTGCTGATGGCCCCGGCCTATGGCGTGCCGCGCCTGCTGGCCCGCAACGGGCTCAACTACGCCGACGTCGGTCTGTGGGAGATCCACGAGGCCTTCGCCGCCCAAGTGCTGTCGCATATCGCCGCCTGGGAGGACGAGGCCTTCCGCCGGACCAAGGCGGGAGTCGAGGCCGACCTGGGCCGGTTCCCGCGCGAACGGATGAACCCTACCGGGGGCAGCCTGGCGCTCGGCCACCCGTTCGGCGCGACCGGCGCGCGGATCCTGTCCCAGGCGGTCAAGGAACTGGCCAGCCGGCCCAAGGGCGAGAAGGCGATCGTCAGCATCTGCGCCGACGGCGGCCAGGGGACGATGATGCTGCTGGAAAGCGCTTAG
- a CDS encoding glycosyltransferase family 2 protein, whose product MNASASVSAGPGPDYSVVVPVFDEGGAAPALAREIAAAFAGENHEIIFIDDASRDDTKALLVALKAEIPQLRVLSHRKNSGQSRAVRSGVLAARAPIVITLDGDGQNDPADAPRLARALKAAPPELALVGGERVKRQDSSAKRFASKFGNGVRKRLLKDTANDTGCGLKAFRREAFLRLPYFDHIHRYIPALMLREGYQVEFQPVNHRHRESGVSKYTNFGRLKASVSDLLGVMWLQTRARNPQGVDEA is encoded by the coding sequence ATGAACGCCTCCGCTTCCGTCTCCGCCGGCCCTGGGCCCGACTATTCCGTCGTCGTGCCCGTTTTCGACGAGGGCGGGGCGGCCCCCGCCCTGGCGCGCGAGATCGCCGCCGCCTTCGCCGGCGAGAACCACGAGATCATCTTCATCGACGACGCCAGTCGCGACGACACCAAGGCCCTGCTGGTGGCGCTGAAGGCCGAGATCCCGCAGTTGCGGGTGCTGAGCCACCGCAAGAACTCGGGCCAGAGCCGCGCCGTGCGCAGCGGCGTGCTGGCCGCCCGTGCGCCGATCGTCATCACCCTGGACGGCGACGGCCAGAACGACCCGGCCGACGCGCCGCGCCTGGCCCGGGCCCTGAAGGCGGCTCCGCCCGAACTGGCCCTGGTGGGCGGCGAGCGGGTCAAGCGCCAGGACAGCTCGGCCAAGCGCTTCGCTTCCAAGTTCGGCAACGGGGTGCGCAAGCGCCTGCTGAAGGACACCGCCAACGACACCGGCTGCGGCCTCAAGGCCTTCCGCCGCGAGGCCTTCCTGCGCCTGCCCTATTTCGATCACATCCACCGCTACATCCCCGCCCTGATGCTGCGCGAGGGCTATCAGGTGGAATTCCAGCCAGTGAACCACCGCCATCGCGAGAGCGGGGTGTCGAAATACACCAATTTCGGCCGCCTCAAGGCCTCGGTGTCCGACCTGCTGGGCGTGATGTGGCTGCAGACCCGGGCCCGCAACCCGCAGGGCGTGGACGAGGCGTGA
- a CDS encoding ArnT family glycosyltransferase: protein MTLESRLDDWSRGWRGPLFAALVALIAGLPGLFAMPPLDRDESRFAQATAQMLETDDLVVIKFQDQPRFKKPVGIHWLQAASVTAFSAVEDRGVWAYRIPSLLGAMLAAAACAWGASALLGPKTGLLAGGMLGATILLSTEAFIAKTDAALCGFTTLAMAAVARIYAAHLAGQPTGTGFNRWTKLAFWVGLAMGVLIKGPVGLMVVALSVAALWIWDRKAPWLKDLGWGWGLTLAAAIVLPWAMMITVATDGTFWSTAVGSDLAPKLAGGQESHGAPFGAYALGAFLLVFPATLLLPSGVTLGWTGRREAGVRFALCWLVPTWLVFEILPTKLAHYTLPALPALAMLMAAALRAPLGRISRLVGAVLSALAGLVFAAGAIYLQVEYGDPGDWPATILTALLFLASGVVGAVLLMRGTAAIALVTAGALGIAAHAALVGLLVPRLEPLLLSPRLEKALERADLAPRGGAPGPVAVTGYSEPSMIFLLGTTTELTDPVGAARAVAQGRPAVVEGRQEKAFRAALAALGQAARPAGVVDGFDYSDGDKERLTLYRGAPVRADDEADGEADGETGEQTAETQAEARP, encoded by the coding sequence ATGACGCTTGAATCTCGCCTGGATGACTGGAGCCGCGGCTGGCGCGGCCCGCTGTTCGCCGCCCTGGTGGCCCTGATCGCCGGCCTGCCCGGCCTGTTCGCCATGCCGCCGCTGGACCGCGACGAATCGCGCTTCGCCCAGGCCACCGCCCAGATGCTGGAAACCGACGACCTGGTGGTCATCAAGTTCCAAGACCAGCCGCGCTTCAAGAAGCCGGTCGGCATCCACTGGCTGCAGGCGGCCAGCGTCACCGCCTTCTCGGCCGTCGAGGACCGGGGCGTCTGGGCCTATCGCATCCCCTCGCTGCTGGGGGCCATGCTGGCCGCCGCGGCCTGCGCCTGGGGGGCGTCGGCCCTGCTGGGCCCCAAGACCGGCCTGCTGGCCGGCGGCATGCTGGGCGCGACGATCCTGCTGTCGACCGAGGCCTTCATCGCCAAGACCGACGCGGCCCTGTGCGGCTTCACGACCCTGGCCATGGCCGCCGTGGCGCGGATCTACGCAGCCCACCTGGCCGGCCAGCCGACCGGCACGGGCTTCAACCGCTGGACCAAGCTGGCCTTCTGGGTCGGCTTGGCCATGGGCGTGCTGATCAAGGGGCCGGTCGGGCTGATGGTCGTGGCGCTCAGCGTGGCGGCGCTGTGGATCTGGGACCGCAAGGCCCCGTGGCTCAAGGACCTGGGCTGGGGCTGGGGCCTGACCCTGGCGGCGGCCATTGTCCTGCCTTGGGCGATGATGATCACCGTCGCCACCGACGGGACCTTCTGGTCGACCGCCGTGGGCAGCGACCTGGCCCCCAAGCTGGCCGGCGGCCAGGAAAGCCACGGCGCGCCGTTCGGCGCCTACGCCCTGGGCGCATTCCTGCTGGTGTTCCCGGCCACCCTGCTGCTGCCGTCGGGCGTGACCCTGGGCTGGACCGGGCGCAGGGAGGCGGGGGTGCGCTTCGCCCTCTGCTGGCTGGTCCCCACCTGGCTGGTGTTCGAGATTCTGCCGACCAAGCTGGCCCACTACACCCTGCCCGCCCTGCCGGCCCTGGCCATGCTGATGGCCGCGGCCTTGCGCGCGCCGCTCGGCCGGATCTCGCGCTTGGTCGGCGCGGTTCTCTCGGCCCTGGCCGGCCTGGTCTTCGCGGCCGGCGCGATCTACCTGCAGGTCGAATACGGCGATCCGGGCGACTGGCCCGCCACGATCCTGACCGCCCTGCTGTTCCTGGCCTCGGGCGTGGTCGGCGCCGTGCTGCTGATGCGCGGGACCGCGGCCATCGCCCTGGTCACGGCCGGGGCGCTGGGGATCGCCGCCCACGCCGCCCTGGTCGGGCTGCTGGTCCCGCGGCTGGAGCCGCTGCTGCTGTCGCCGCGCCTGGAAAAGGCGCTGGAGCGGGCCGACCTGGCGCCCCGGGGCGGAGCGCCGGGCCCCGTGGCGGTCACCGGCTATTCCGAGCCCAGCATGATCTTCCTGCTGGGCACCACCACCGAGCTGACCGATCCGGTCGGCGCGGCCAGGGCCGTCGCCCAGGGCCGTCCCGCCGTGGTCGAGGGCCGCCAGGAGAAAGCCTTCCGCGCCGCCCTCGCCGCCCTGGGCCAAGCCGCCCGGCCGGCCGGGGTGGTCGACGGCTTCGACTATTCCGACGGCGACAAGGAGCGCTTGACGCTCTATCGCGGCGCGCCAGTGCGGGCCGACGACGAGGCGGACGGCGAGGCGGACGGCGAGACCGGCGAACAAACGGCCGAAACCCAAGCGGAGGCCCGCCCATGA